A window from Cryobacterium sp. SO1 encodes these proteins:
- a CDS encoding histidine phosphatase family protein: MSTTDPLPDRPAPDNPSGKLILVRHGETEWSKSGKHTGLTDVPLTARGEDLARGAGSLVDCYDFSLVLTSPLQRARRTAELAGLDAEVDPLLVEWDYGGYEGRTTRDIRRELGYNWSAFTHGVIRGETPGETVEEVAGRASRVLTRVLPAMEEGDVALVAHGHFLRILTAVYLRMAPRFGAQITLDAGSVSVLSFYREQPAILSWNYGAELPMAPSES, translated from the coding sequence ATGTCTACAACCGATCCGCTGCCCGACCGCCCCGCTCCGGATAACCCGTCAGGGAAGCTGATTCTGGTGCGCCACGGGGAGACGGAGTGGTCGAAGAGCGGCAAACACACGGGGCTCACGGATGTTCCGCTCACTGCCCGGGGAGAGGATCTTGCCCGCGGCGCGGGCAGTTTGGTGGACTGCTACGATTTCTCGCTCGTGCTGACCTCACCGCTGCAGCGTGCGCGGCGGACTGCTGAGCTCGCCGGCCTGGATGCCGAGGTTGACCCGCTTCTTGTCGAATGGGACTACGGCGGATATGAGGGGCGCACGACGCGCGACATCCGCCGCGAGCTCGGCTACAACTGGAGCGCATTCACCCACGGCGTAATTCGTGGGGAGACGCCTGGTGAGACGGTCGAGGAGGTCGCCGGCCGCGCATCGCGGGTGCTCACGCGAGTGCTGCCTGCGATGGAGGAGGGAGACGTCGCCCTGGTCGCGCACGGCCATTTCCTGCGCATCCTGACGGCGGTGTACCTGAGAATGGCCCCTCGATTCGGCGCTCAAATCACCCTGGATGCCGGATCGGTCTCGGTGCTCAGCTTCTACCGTGAGCAGCCGGCCATCTTGTCGTGGAACTACGGAGCCGAGCTGCCCATGGCGCCCTCAGAGTCCTAA
- a CDS encoding peptidase dimerization domain-containing protein produces MAEDSLFDRIPRPAVVLGQHVSPLPAGVLAVQPGLAFAAADGIRITLHGRGGHGSRPETTVDPIVMAAATVLRLQTIVSREIAATESLVLTIGSLHAGTKNNIIPDTAELLISMRSFDTDVRDRAITAIRRIAVGKSNAAGASHEATVDVYESFPAGESHSILVGNLHKRMIEDTIYQRTGPAGDSACSELARCNASTTAESPCEQGLSAPLFRDHHGQIAGVRPAPAPRGVAVRHSHRRQRADRLLRSRIDKACRRVA; encoded by the coding sequence ATGGCAGAGGACTCGCTCTTCGATCGCATTCCGCGCCCCGCAGTCGTGCTGGGACAACATGTGTCCCCTCTGCCGGCAGGGGTCCTTGCCGTCCAGCCGGGTCTCGCCTTCGCTGCCGCCGACGGGATCCGGATCACTCTTCACGGTCGCGGTGGCCACGGGTCACGCCCCGAGACCACGGTCGACCCGATCGTGATGGCGGCCGCCACCGTCCTGCGCCTCCAGACGATCGTCTCCCGTGAGATCGCGGCCACCGAATCACTGGTCTTGACCATCGGCTCGCTTCACGCCGGGACGAAGAACAACATTATTCCCGACACCGCCGAACTGCTCATCAGCATGAGATCGTTCGACACCGATGTCCGTGACAGGGCAATCACCGCTATCCGTCGGATAGCCGTAGGAAAGTCCAATGCGGCGGGCGCTTCGCATGAGGCCACCGTCGATGTCTACGAAAGCTTCCCAGCTGGCGAAAGCCACAGCATCCTCGTGGGCAACCTGCACAAACGGATGATCGAGGACACGATCTATCAGCGAACCGGGCCCGCGGGCGATTCTGCCTGTTCTGAGCTCGCTAGGTGCAATGCTTCAACGACCGCAGAATCGCCGTGCGAACAAGGGCTTTCAGCTCCGCTGTTCCGTGATCATCACGGACAGATTGCTGGGGTCAGACCAGCTCCAGCGCCTCGCGGAGTTGCCGTTCGACACTCTCACCGCCGGCAACGAGCAGACCGCTTGCTTCGTTCGAGGATAGATAAGGCGTGCCGTCGAGTCGCGTAG
- a CDS encoding M20/M25/M40 family metallo-hydrolase produces MEAELRALGFDVLTGIGTTGVVGVLRNGDGPTVLLRADMDALPVAEQTGLEYASNTLGNDQDGNEVPVMHACGHDMHVTCLIGAARHLSQDRGSWSGTLEILFQPAEEL; encoded by the coding sequence GTGGAAGCGGAACTACGAGCACTCGGTTTCGACGTCCTCACCGGCATCGGTACGACCGGCGTCGTCGGTGTCCTCCGCAACGGTGACGGCCCGACGGTGTTACTCCGAGCCGACATGGACGCCCTCCCAGTCGCGGAACAGACCGGGCTCGAATACGCCAGCAACACACTCGGGAATGATCAGGATGGCAACGAGGTCCCGGTCATGCACGCCTGTGGGCATGACATGCACGTCACCTGCCTCATCGGGGCCGCAAGGCACCTCTCACAGGACCGTGGATCATGGAGCGGAACCCTCGAGATCCTCTTCCAACCCGCCGAGGAACTCTGA
- a CDS encoding YdeI family protein → MGWVDSKPQKLDDERTMLYFSPRKPTSAWSRPNKIRVEALRAAGLILPAGEAAIAHAISNGSWALLDEVEDLIVPPDLAEAFEENPPARANWDQFPPSARRGILEWIVQAKRPQTRAARILETAQLASRNQRAAQWTRVTDGK, encoded by the coding sequence GTGGGCTGGGTAGACAGCAAACCCCAGAAACTCGACGATGAGCGAACGATGCTCTACTTCTCTCCCCGGAAGCCGACAAGTGCGTGGTCTCGGCCGAACAAGATCAGGGTCGAAGCCCTGCGCGCAGCAGGACTCATACTGCCCGCCGGCGAAGCGGCGATCGCGCACGCGATCAGCAACGGTTCCTGGGCTTTGCTGGATGAGGTCGAGGACCTCATCGTTCCACCGGACCTTGCCGAAGCTTTCGAGGAAAACCCTCCAGCCCGGGCGAATTGGGACCAGTTCCCGCCGTCTGCCCGTCGCGGCATCCTCGAATGGATCGTCCAAGCCAAACGACCCCAAACCCGAGCCGCGAGAATCCTCGAGACCGCACAGCTCGCCTCCCGCAACCAACGTGCAGCCCAATGGACCAGAGTGACCGATGGCAAGTAG
- a CDS encoding SGNH/GDSL hydrolase family protein — protein MTEWITTEIDEDLVHGAVELERTPGGVLPHRLPSWARRQFADEYLARVESQPSGVRLIFRTRATAIELDLMSTQTAFRGGPVPADGKLDLYVDGLLVAQAAVRAGILHVVDMMTQETETQTGPSSTSSFLGLPASDKEVQIWLPQTETTELLELRSDAPIRSGLGRPRRVWLHHGSSISHGSTAESPSATWPAIASTMADTDLVNLGFSGNALLDPFVARTMRDTAADVISVKLGINLTNTDIMRVRAFVPAVHGFLDTIRDGHPDTPFLVVSPISCPIQEDTPGPIAPDFSGGQLSFHATGDPADPTRLTLNMIRILLAQVVAERAVDDPNLHYLDGRELFGEQDSVEMPLPDGLHPNPAGHRRIGERFGERVFGTAGVFAEH, from the coding sequence ATGACCGAGTGGATTACAACCGAGATAGATGAGGACCTTGTGCACGGTGCTGTGGAACTCGAGCGCACCCCTGGCGGTGTGCTGCCCCATCGGCTTCCCTCCTGGGCGCGCCGTCAGTTCGCTGATGAGTACCTTGCGCGCGTGGAAAGCCAGCCGTCGGGTGTTCGCCTGATCTTTCGAACGCGCGCCACGGCAATCGAACTGGACCTGATGTCGACCCAAACAGCGTTCAGAGGCGGCCCAGTCCCGGCGGATGGCAAGCTCGACCTGTACGTGGACGGACTGCTCGTCGCGCAGGCCGCCGTGCGCGCGGGCATTCTTCACGTCGTTGACATGATGACGCAGGAAACTGAAACCCAGACCGGACCATCGTCGACGTCGTCGTTCCTGGGATTGCCGGCATCCGACAAGGAAGTGCAGATCTGGTTGCCGCAGACGGAAACGACGGAACTACTCGAACTGCGCAGCGACGCCCCTATTCGCAGCGGGTTGGGCCGCCCCCGGCGTGTCTGGCTGCACCACGGGAGCTCGATCAGCCACGGTTCCACCGCCGAGAGCCCCAGCGCGACCTGGCCGGCGATCGCCTCGACAATGGCCGATACAGACCTGGTCAACCTGGGATTCAGCGGCAACGCGTTACTCGACCCGTTTGTCGCTCGCACCATGCGAGACACAGCCGCCGATGTGATCAGCGTCAAGTTAGGAATCAACCTGACGAACACAGACATCATGCGAGTACGTGCCTTCGTGCCGGCCGTGCACGGATTCCTCGACACGATCCGCGACGGGCATCCGGACACCCCATTCTTAGTGGTCTCTCCGATCTCCTGCCCAATTCAGGAGGACACACCCGGACCCATCGCTCCGGACTTCAGCGGTGGACAGCTGAGTTTTCATGCCACAGGGGATCCGGCTGACCCTACGCGGTTGACGCTGAACATGATCCGCATCCTCCTGGCGCAGGTCGTGGCTGAGCGCGCCGTCGACGATCCGAATCTGCATTACTTGGATGGCCGTGAGCTGTTCGGGGAACAAGACAGTGTCGAAATGCCTCTGCCGGACGGGCTTCACCCGAATCCGGCCGGGCACCGCAGGATCGGCGAGCGCTTCGGTGAACGCGTCTTCGGCACCGCGGGCGTGTTCGCGGAGCACTAG
- a CDS encoding inositol monophosphatase family protein produces MFTRNADNLDLVEELLREVAARHVLPRFQSLRPDDVSAKADGEMATVADHEAENALALGLARIRPRSIIIGEEAAGTDPGMLSALDSSEDVWLVDALDGTDNIIAGSADYGMMIALVRDRVTLLGAIFQPQHDRMFLAKRGMGATLNGSDLLPPAREVLPVENLAGSIHTRFLDRRTTAQVHAHASRLGNVTPITRCAAIEYPLIAHGVRDFALFGRTRPWDHAAGTLLVTETGGTATRLDGTPYLSSNEASGLLVAGGESVERQLREALELV; encoded by the coding sequence ATGTTTACTCGCAATGCTGACAACCTCGATTTGGTTGAGGAACTCCTCCGAGAAGTTGCCGCGCGCCATGTGCTGCCGCGTTTTCAATCGCTTCGGCCTGATGACGTCTCGGCCAAGGCAGATGGCGAGATGGCGACCGTCGCCGATCACGAGGCCGAGAACGCACTGGCGCTCGGACTGGCCCGCATACGCCCGCGTTCGATCATCATCGGTGAAGAAGCCGCTGGAACGGACCCAGGGATGCTTTCTGCGTTGGATTCAAGCGAAGACGTGTGGCTGGTCGACGCGCTTGACGGTACCGACAACATTATCGCCGGCTCCGCCGACTACGGAATGATGATCGCTCTCGTGCGCGACCGGGTCACCCTGCTGGGGGCGATCTTCCAACCCCAGCACGACAGGATGTTTCTCGCCAAGCGAGGAATGGGCGCAACGCTCAACGGTAGCGACCTCCTTCCACCGGCCCGCGAAGTTCTGCCCGTCGAGAACTTGGCCGGCTCCATTCATACTCGTTTTCTTGACCGGCGCACAACGGCGCAAGTTCACGCCCACGCGTCACGACTGGGCAACGTCACACCGATCACTCGCTGCGCGGCCATCGAGTACCCACTGATCGCCCACGGTGTTCGGGATTTCGCACTGTTTGGCCGAACTCGTCCATGGGATCACGCGGCGGGCACTCTCCTGGTCACCGAGACGGGCGGGACCGCTACGCGACTCGACGGCACGCCTTATCTATCCTCGAACGAAGCAAGCGGTCTGCTCGTTGCCGGCGGTGAGAGTGTCGAACGGCAACTCCGCGAGGCGCTGGAGCTGGTCTGA
- a CDS encoding helix-turn-helix domain-containing protein, with protein MSSQGPLAEYLRAKRADLLPDRTQLAGYGARRRVRGLRREEVAQLAGVSIGYYTRLEQGHSRHASDEVLLAIAIALQLTVTETEHLLDVSKVRMPLRGPAAPPIEVASPTALKMLGFVTDRPAVLLGRRDDVLAWNRLGHALIAPYLPFSAPGIASERPSLARMLFLDAQTRALYPNWMKEAGQVVAYHRMVSGKHPDDTALIALVGELVMKDPAFATLWSEGRVGECISGSKQFHHPVAGDFAATYDLWAQASYPEHRLEIYDPEEPDRVIAALWRVPEAGLGAHEVPKAHNVS; from the coding sequence ATGAGTAGTCAAGGTCCCCTCGCCGAGTATCTGCGCGCCAAGCGCGCTGACCTACTGCCCGACCGCACGCAGCTGGCCGGCTATGGCGCCCGGCGGCGAGTGCGAGGGCTTCGGCGCGAGGAGGTCGCGCAGCTCGCCGGCGTCAGCATCGGCTACTACACACGCCTGGAACAGGGGCACAGCCGTCACGCCTCCGATGAGGTTCTGCTCGCGATCGCGATCGCATTGCAACTGACCGTCACCGAGACCGAACACCTGCTGGACGTTTCAAAGGTGCGAATGCCGTTACGCGGCCCTGCTGCCCCTCCCATCGAGGTCGCAAGCCCCACCGCGCTCAAGATGCTCGGCTTCGTCACGGACCGTCCAGCCGTGCTCCTTGGTCGCCGCGACGACGTACTCGCCTGGAACCGGCTCGGGCACGCGCTCATCGCCCCGTACCTCCCGTTCTCCGCCCCGGGAATAGCGAGTGAACGCCCGTCGCTGGCACGCATGCTCTTCCTCGACGCCCAAACTCGAGCTCTCTATCCGAACTGGATGAAAGAGGCCGGGCAAGTCGTCGCGTACCACCGAATGGTCAGCGGCAAGCATCCCGACGACACGGCGCTCATCGCGCTCGTCGGAGAACTCGTCATGAAGGATCCCGCGTTCGCGACTCTGTGGTCGGAGGGTCGCGTCGGCGAATGCATCTCCGGCAGCAAACAATTCCACCACCCGGTGGCGGGGGACTTCGCCGCAACCTACGACCTCTGGGCGCAAGCCAGCTACCCCGAACATCGTCTCGAAATCTACGACCCGGAAGAACCCGACCGGGTCATTGCAGCGCTGTGGCGCGTCCCCGAGGCCGGGCTCGGCGCGCACGAAGTACCAAAGGCGCACAACGTCTCCTAG
- a CDS encoding response regulator transcription factor gives MTDVDPIRIILADDEHLLRALLSALLTLDGTIDVVAQAENGKEAVTATLQHHPDVLVIDLEMPEMDGLDAVASIMVKSPEQRVLMLTRHARQGVLRRALKLGVLGFMSKGADPEEIAEVIRKVNDGQRWIAHDVLEVSVVDDSPLTEREAEVLRETREGYSVKDIARRLHLAPGTVRNYLSYATQKTATTTRHNAARAARDRGWL, from the coding sequence ATGACCGACGTTGATCCGATCAGGATCATTCTGGCCGATGACGAGCACCTGTTACGAGCGCTACTCTCCGCTCTCCTCACTCTCGACGGGACTATCGACGTTGTTGCGCAGGCAGAGAACGGCAAAGAGGCCGTGACCGCGACGCTTCAGCACCATCCGGATGTGCTTGTCATCGACCTCGAGATGCCTGAGATGGACGGCCTGGATGCGGTCGCGTCGATCATGGTGAAAAGTCCCGAGCAACGTGTGCTGATGCTCACCCGGCACGCGCGACAGGGTGTCCTCCGGCGCGCGCTCAAGCTGGGGGTGCTGGGCTTCATGAGCAAGGGCGCTGACCCGGAGGAGATCGCCGAGGTCATCCGCAAGGTGAACGATGGTCAGCGCTGGATCGCGCACGATGTCCTCGAGGTCTCGGTCGTCGACGACTCGCCTCTGACTGAACGCGAGGCCGAAGTTCTCCGGGAGACGCGCGAGGGGTACTCGGTCAAGGACATCGCCAGGCGATTGCACCTCGCACCTGGCACCGTTCGAAATTACCTCTCGTACGCGACACAGAAGACCGCGACCACAACCAGACACAACGCAGCGAGGGCAGCCCGCGATCGCGGCTGGCTATGA
- a CDS encoding CPBP family intramembrane glutamic endopeptidase yields MSGRDIRSIVIFVSIACVLAWNIALPLWFGDGIDSPTGMIAIIAVATMASPAVAALIMVFFVDRDRQKARLLGLWPLKPARRLVKYSLVGIFVPIALVLVSLPVGALLGVYPADFVNFSGFEQDLAERAQAAGTGELTIDLGVLVAIQLLMLPVAAFLNLVPALGEELGWRGWLLPKLMPLGTVPAIVISGVIWGLWHAPMVLLGYNYPDAPGWLGLTMMVGMCILVGAVFGWLRLRSDSVWPAALAHAAFNGAAGTILIFSMAGEHIDTTQATPLGWSGWIVPLALVIVLVATGQFRRPATVQTETAQTAAEAKPPALDPAVSTHAARRSS; encoded by the coding sequence TTGAGCGGCCGCGACATCCGCTCAATTGTCATCTTCGTCTCGATCGCCTGCGTGCTGGCGTGGAATATCGCGCTCCCGCTCTGGTTCGGCGACGGAATCGATAGCCCGACGGGCATGATCGCGATCATCGCAGTCGCGACCATGGCATCTCCCGCGGTGGCGGCGCTGATCATGGTGTTCTTCGTCGACCGGGATCGGCAGAAAGCCAGATTGCTCGGGCTCTGGCCGTTGAAGCCCGCACGCCGACTGGTCAAATACTCCCTCGTGGGAATCTTCGTGCCGATCGCGCTTGTTCTCGTCTCGCTTCCCGTCGGTGCACTGCTGGGGGTATATCCGGCCGACTTCGTGAATTTCTCGGGATTCGAGCAGGACCTCGCCGAACGGGCACAAGCTGCGGGGACGGGCGAGTTGACGATTGATCTCGGCGTGCTCGTCGCCATCCAGCTGCTCATGCTCCCCGTGGCGGCGTTCCTCAACCTGGTTCCGGCACTCGGAGAGGAACTGGGCTGGCGAGGCTGGCTTCTCCCGAAGCTCATGCCGCTCGGAACGGTACCGGCGATCGTGATCTCGGGCGTCATCTGGGGACTCTGGCACGCACCGATGGTCCTCCTCGGCTACAACTATCCCGACGCGCCAGGCTGGCTCGGCCTCACCATGATGGTCGGAATGTGCATCCTCGTCGGCGCGGTCTTCGGCTGGCTGCGCCTTCGCTCTGACTCGGTGTGGCCCGCAGCCCTCGCACACGCTGCGTTCAACGGGGCTGCCGGCACCATCCTGATCTTCTCCATGGCGGGCGAGCACATCGACACCACGCAGGCAACCCCCTTGGGATGGAGCGGGTGGATCGTCCCGCTCGCACTCGTGATCGTCCTCGTCGCCACCGGTCAGTTCCGCCGCCCCGCGACCGTGCAGACCGAGACCGCGCAGACCGCGGCCGAAGCGAAGCCGCCGGCGCTCGACCCGGCGGTGTCCACCCACGCCGCCCGCCGGTCGAGCTGA
- a CDS encoding sensor histidine kinase: MRRVAMVSAVVAIAPPSVIGIVLTATSWSEGFVVVLGFLVTLALLRKWSLDGYPRLAILAFMFTAASWIIGALTASSPMGFVPMALIGALLLARTQKRQLWIAVFALAVATIGASSFAFHPASWALAAQYLALPAVGTLFVVAVIVLSEQAWQVVRRLERAQETEAELAVARERMRFAGDLHDIQGHSLHVIKLRAALGRRAVRTDPDRAELEFSEIRSLVDETIAQTRALTYARYELNLVAELENAKRLVEAAGVAVEVRFEDTGEGAADPLLAQVLREATTNLLRHARPTIVTITASPRSVEVANDGAADTGDSRLRGLAHLRERVESAGGALRVERSPGRFVVSARIDPEIAISGTGGRR, from the coding sequence ATGCGTCGGGTAGCGATGGTATCGGCTGTCGTCGCTATCGCGCCCCCGAGCGTTATCGGCATCGTGCTCACTGCGACTTCCTGGTCGGAGGGGTTCGTCGTTGTTCTAGGGTTCCTGGTCACCCTCGCTCTGCTGCGCAAGTGGAGCTTAGATGGGTACCCGCGCCTGGCGATCCTTGCGTTCATGTTCACCGCTGCGTCGTGGATCATCGGGGCTCTGACGGCCTCGAGCCCGATGGGTTTTGTGCCGATGGCGCTTATCGGCGCGCTCCTGCTCGCGCGAACACAAAAACGCCAGCTCTGGATCGCGGTGTTCGCGCTCGCGGTCGCGACGATCGGGGCGAGCTCCTTCGCCTTCCACCCCGCAAGTTGGGCGCTAGCCGCCCAGTACCTGGCGCTTCCGGCTGTCGGCACACTCTTCGTCGTCGCGGTGATTGTGCTCAGCGAGCAGGCCTGGCAGGTCGTGCGGCGGCTCGAACGCGCGCAAGAAACAGAGGCAGAGCTTGCGGTCGCGCGCGAGCGGATGCGCTTCGCCGGTGACCTCCACGATATTCAGGGCCATTCACTGCACGTCATCAAACTCAGAGCCGCACTCGGCCGACGTGCGGTTCGCACTGATCCCGACCGAGCCGAGTTGGAATTCAGCGAGATCCGCAGTCTCGTCGACGAGACGATCGCCCAGACGAGAGCGCTGACATATGCGCGCTATGAGTTGAATTTGGTGGCCGAACTCGAAAACGCCAAGCGACTCGTTGAGGCTGCGGGAGTGGCCGTCGAGGTGAGATTCGAAGACACAGGAGAGGGTGCCGCGGACCCACTGTTGGCACAGGTGCTGAGGGAAGCCACGACCAACCTGCTTCGCCACGCACGTCCGACCATTGTCACGATCACCGCATCGCCGCGGTCCGTGGAGGTGGCCAACGACGGCGCAGCCGATACGGGCGACTCCCGGCTGAGAGGGCTCGCACACCTGCGGGAGCGCGTGGAGAGCGCCGGCGGCGCGCTGCGGGTCGAACGATCACCGGGTAGGTTCGTCGTATCCGCCCGGATCGATCCCGAGATCGCTATCAGTGGGACCGGGGGCAGGAGATGA
- a CDS encoding MFS transporter translates to MRSSPLPLYALALTSFALGTAEFAPNGQLLSVADGFAVPVADAGLITTGFALGGVIGGPLIAAATLRVPHKLLTIILVAVFLVANIGTALSPTLLLAILTRALAGAMLGAFMGVAITIASDLVTTARRGRAIALVFSGLTISNVLGVVIGNLAGNAWGWRSVFWFVTVLAVISLVGLIAVLPRRAEAVVATSGSVGAALRTGRLWLTYAAMALAYGGLFIMFTYIEPILQERSGASSGAVVWLLLVFGVGLVVGTHYAGVFADKSIRGTTVTAMGVLAAALITFSFLDTNIFAVIVLLGVLGAAGFGMVPPLQSFAVEVANVTSPFISAIASASFMAGVSLGSAVGGEVLRRGYDYNVLPLVGAGLTLLGLVVFLVVAALHKRASFQIRALPEQVSVS, encoded by the coding sequence ATGAGATCCTCTCCGCTTCCCCTTTACGCCCTCGCGCTGACGTCATTCGCTCTCGGAACTGCCGAGTTCGCACCGAACGGCCAACTGCTGTCAGTCGCTGACGGATTCGCTGTACCCGTTGCCGACGCGGGGTTGATCACCACTGGATTCGCGTTGGGCGGGGTTATCGGCGGGCCGCTGATCGCCGCCGCGACGCTTCGGGTTCCACACAAGCTACTCACCATCATTCTCGTGGCGGTGTTCCTCGTCGCGAATATCGGTACCGCGCTCTCGCCAACGCTCCTCCTCGCCATCCTGACCCGCGCGCTCGCTGGTGCCATGCTCGGCGCATTCATGGGAGTGGCGATCACTATCGCCAGCGACCTTGTCACAACCGCTAGACGCGGCCGCGCCATCGCGCTGGTCTTTTCGGGCCTCACAATCTCCAACGTCCTCGGTGTCGTCATCGGCAACCTCGCCGGCAACGCCTGGGGCTGGAGAAGCGTCTTCTGGTTCGTGACGGTGCTCGCCGTGATATCCCTTGTTGGTCTCATCGCGGTGCTGCCTCGCAGAGCCGAGGCAGTGGTTGCCACCTCCGGCAGCGTCGGCGCCGCCCTTCGCACCGGACGGCTTTGGCTGACGTACGCCGCGATGGCACTCGCATACGGCGGCCTGTTCATCATGTTCACCTATATCGAGCCGATCCTCCAGGAGCGATCCGGCGCCTCATCCGGCGCAGTCGTCTGGCTGCTCCTCGTGTTCGGGGTTGGCCTGGTCGTGGGAACCCACTACGCCGGCGTCTTCGCAGACAAGTCCATCCGCGGCACGACCGTCACCGCGATGGGCGTGTTGGCCGCCGCTCTCATCACCTTCTCCTTTCTCGACACGAATATCTTCGCGGTCATCGTGTTGCTCGGCGTGCTCGGTGCCGCCGGATTCGGGATGGTCCCGCCACTGCAGTCGTTTGCGGTCGAGGTGGCAAACGTCACCTCGCCGTTCATTTCTGCCATCGCCTCAGCATCTTTCATGGCTGGTGTCAGTCTTGGCTCCGCCGTGGGCGGGGAGGTGCTCCGCCGCGGGTACGACTACAACGTCTTGCCACTCGTCGGCGCGGGGCTCACGTTGCTTGGACTGGTTGTGTTCCTCGTGGTGGCCGCGCTTCACAAACGCGCATCGTTCCAGATCCGGGCACTGCCGGAACAGGTTTCGGTCAGCTGA